A single genomic interval of Microbacterium sp. zg-Y1090 harbors:
- a CDS encoding recombinase family protein, which translates to MDGIQIGYARVSTTDQDLTAQRDALLRLGVHDTHIYVDHGMTGANRARPGLREALAAVRSGDTLVVTKLDRLARSLRDAREIADELTSKDVALSLGGNRYDPTDPVGRLLFNVLAMVAEFERDLISMRTREGMAVARAKGRLKGKQPKLSKTQRALLFEVHDRGDYTQSEIAELFSVSRATVYRELQHRREKFLASCEAHIF; encoded by the coding sequence ATGGATGGAATACAGATTGGATACGCCAGGGTCTCGACCACGGATCAGGACCTCACCGCTCAACGCGACGCACTGCTGCGTTTGGGCGTCCACGACACGCACATCTACGTCGACCACGGCATGACCGGCGCGAATCGCGCCCGACCGGGATTACGGGAGGCGCTTGCCGCGGTGCGAAGCGGTGACACTCTCGTCGTGACGAAACTCGACCGGCTCGCCCGGTCGCTGAGAGATGCGCGCGAGATCGCGGATGAGCTGACGTCGAAAGACGTCGCACTCAGCCTCGGCGGGAACCGGTACGATCCCACCGATCCCGTTGGTCGACTGCTGTTCAACGTGCTCGCCATGGTGGCGGAGTTCGAGCGCGACCTGATCAGCATGCGCACCCGGGAGGGGATGGCGGTGGCGCGCGCGAAAGGGAGGCTGAAGGGAAAACAGCCGAAGCTGTCGAAGACGCAGCGGGCCCTGCTGTTCGAGGTGCACGATCGAGGCGACTACACCCAGAGCGAGATCGCGGAACTGTTCAGCGTCTCGCGCGCCACCGTTTACCGCGAGCTTCAACATCGCCGTGAGAAGTTCCTCGCATCCTGCGAAGCACACATCTTCTAG
- a CDS encoding response regulator: protein MRILIADDDPQILRALRITLTAKGYDVTTALDGRQAIAAAVDHRPDILILDLGMPQLDGIEVIHAVRGWSAAPILVVSGRAGAADKVEALDAGADDYITKPFAVEELLARIRALTRRVPHDDASPVVRLGDVTIDLAAHSVVRTTPDGDRQIRLTPTEWQFIEILIRNAGKLVTRQTVLRTIWGTDHAEDTGYLRLYVSQLRKKLEPDPSAPRYLLTEPGMGYRLDGVG, encoded by the coding sequence GTGAGGATCCTCATCGCCGACGACGACCCGCAGATCCTGCGGGCGCTGCGCATCACGCTCACCGCGAAGGGGTACGACGTCACGACCGCCCTCGACGGCAGGCAGGCCATCGCCGCCGCCGTCGACCACCGGCCGGACATCCTGATCCTCGATCTCGGGATGCCGCAGCTCGACGGCATCGAGGTGATCCACGCCGTGCGGGGGTGGTCGGCCGCGCCGATCCTCGTCGTCTCGGGGCGCGCGGGCGCCGCCGACAAGGTCGAAGCGCTGGATGCCGGTGCCGACGACTACATCACCAAGCCCTTCGCCGTGGAGGAGTTGCTCGCCCGCATCCGCGCGCTCACGCGCCGGGTGCCGCACGACGACGCGTCACCCGTGGTGCGCCTGGGCGACGTGACGATCGACCTCGCCGCGCACAGCGTGGTGCGCACCACGCCCGACGGAGACCGGCAGATCCGGCTGACGCCCACGGAGTGGCAGTTCATCGAGATCCTCATCCGCAACGCCGGCAAGCTCGTGACGCGGCAGACGGTGCTGCGCACGATCTGGGGCACCGACCACGCCGAAGACACCGGCTACCTGCGGTTGTACGTCTCGCAGCTGCGCAAGAAGCTGGAGCCCGACCCGAGCGCGCCGCGGTACCTGCTCACCGAGCCGGGCATGGGGTACCGCCTCGACGGGGTGGGGTAG
- a CDS encoding PDR/VanB family oxidoreductase, whose protein sequence is MGPASTDESIDLIVRDMRWEADDVLRLGLERLDGSSLPSWEAGAHIDLVLPVGVERQYSLSSDPSDSSRWEVAVLREAVSRGGSRFIHSELRPGARVQARGPVNTFPLTDAQEYLFVAGGIGITALLPMIEAVARAGKPFRVAYLGRQRARMAYLADPLLQGPRVTVVAADEHERLDLDAWLAAPASGTTVYACGPARLLDTLEAASAKWPGGLLRVERFQPKVFADVADDSLFEVEARRSGLRVTVESTCTILEMLEQAGVPVPSSCLEGVCGTCETTILDGEAEHRDSILAPDERAANETMMICVSRSKLPTLVLDI, encoded by the coding sequence ATGGGGCCTGCAAGCACCGACGAGAGCATCGATCTGATCGTGCGCGACATGCGCTGGGAGGCGGATGACGTCCTCCGCCTGGGACTGGAGCGCCTCGACGGATCGTCCCTCCCGTCATGGGAGGCGGGCGCCCACATCGACCTCGTCCTCCCCGTGGGCGTCGAGCGTCAGTACTCACTCTCCTCTGACCCGTCGGACTCCTCGCGGTGGGAGGTTGCTGTTCTCCGGGAGGCTGTCAGCCGCGGCGGATCCCGCTTTATCCACTCAGAGCTGCGACCTGGCGCACGCGTCCAGGCCCGCGGGCCCGTAAACACGTTCCCGCTGACGGATGCCCAGGAGTACCTCTTCGTCGCCGGCGGGATCGGCATCACTGCCCTGCTGCCGATGATCGAGGCGGTCGCCCGGGCCGGCAAGCCCTTCCGCGTCGCCTACCTCGGGCGGCAGCGCGCGCGGATGGCCTACCTCGCGGACCCGCTTCTGCAGGGGCCACGTGTGACCGTCGTCGCCGCCGACGAGCACGAGCGCCTCGACCTGGACGCGTGGCTCGCGGCCCCCGCATCCGGTACCACCGTGTACGCCTGCGGCCCGGCGCGCCTGCTCGACACGCTCGAAGCGGCCAGCGCCAAGTGGCCCGGCGGGCTGCTGCGCGTGGAGCGGTTCCAGCCGAAGGTGTTCGCGGATGTCGCCGACGACTCGTTGTTCGAGGTGGAGGCCCGCCGCTCCGGCCTGCGGGTCACGGTCGAATCCACGTGCACGATCCTCGAGATGCTCGAGCAGGCTGGTGTTCCCGTGCCGAGCTCGTGCCTCGAAGGCGTCTGTGGCACATGCGAGACGACGATCCTCGACGGCGAGGCCGAGCACCGCGACAGCATCCTCGCCCCCGACGAACGCGCCGCTAACGAGACCATGATGATCTGCGTCTCCCGGTCGAAGCTTCCCACCCTCGTCCTCGACATCTGA
- a CDS encoding SDR family oxidoreductase — protein MNVTQQIALVSGANRGIGRQFVLELLERGVGKVYATARRPETLDFDDARVVPLHLDLLDHASVIAAAEAAPDVTLLINSAGISSGAQLVTSDLAEIRREMDTHFWGTLDVIRAFSPVLATNGGGAIVNVLSALSWFASPGAGAYAAAKAAEWNMTNGVRLELASQGTLVQGVLLGAADTDMMDGYDGPKIDAREVPRAAFDGLARGEIEVIVDDWTAMVKASASGDPAPFYEKITALLG, from the coding sequence ATGAACGTCACACAGCAGATCGCCCTCGTCTCCGGAGCGAACCGCGGCATCGGTCGGCAGTTCGTCCTCGAACTTCTGGAGCGCGGCGTCGGCAAGGTCTATGCCACGGCCCGCCGACCCGAGACCCTCGACTTCGACGACGCGCGAGTGGTGCCCCTGCACCTCGATCTCCTGGACCACGCGTCCGTCATCGCCGCCGCGGAAGCCGCGCCGGACGTGACGCTGCTGATCAACAGCGCCGGAATCTCCAGCGGCGCACAGCTCGTCACGAGTGATCTCGCCGAGATCCGCCGCGAGATGGACACCCACTTCTGGGGCACGCTCGACGTGATCCGCGCGTTCAGTCCTGTGCTCGCTACCAACGGCGGGGGAGCGATCGTGAACGTGCTGTCGGCACTGTCGTGGTTCGCAAGCCCCGGTGCTGGCGCATACGCGGCGGCGAAGGCCGCGGAGTGGAACATGACCAACGGCGTGCGTCTCGAGCTCGCCTCGCAGGGCACCCTCGTGCAGGGCGTGCTGCTCGGCGCGGCGGACACCGACATGATGGACGGCTACGACGGCCCCAAGATCGATGCGCGTGAGGTGCCGCGCGCCGCGTTCGACGGCCTGGCCCGTGGGGAGATCGAGGTGATCGTCGATGACTGGACCGCGATGGTGAAGGCATCGGCGTCGGGCGACCCGGCCCCGTTCTACGAGAAGATCACCGCGCTGCTCGGCTGA
- a CDS encoding MerR family transcriptional regulator, whose product MPVRIGEVARQAGVSARALRYYEEQGLLSSERTDSGQRIYPASAVERVRLIQQLFTAGLPSRTILRLMPCIEAGQASPDVFELMAQERERITTAMVELAAARDALDRLITIANDPTPEHCPALREPAWAPYEPDGPAPSRARLVG is encoded by the coding sequence ATGCCGGTGCGCATCGGAGAAGTCGCGCGTCAGGCCGGGGTCAGCGCGCGGGCACTGCGGTACTACGAGGAGCAGGGGCTGCTCTCCTCCGAGCGCACCGACAGCGGCCAGCGGATCTACCCTGCGTCAGCCGTCGAGCGCGTCCGGCTGATCCAGCAGCTGTTCACCGCGGGGCTGCCGAGCCGCACCATCCTGCGGCTCATGCCCTGCATCGAGGCAGGACAGGCGTCGCCCGACGTGTTCGAGCTGATGGCGCAGGAGCGCGAGCGCATCACCACCGCCATGGTGGAACTCGCCGCGGCCCGCGACGCTCTCGATCGCCTCATCACGATCGCGAACGACCCGACGCCGGAGCACTGCCCCGCCCTGCGGGAGCCGGCGTGGGCGCCGTACGAACCGGATGGCCCAGCGCCGTCTCGTGCCAGACTCGTGGGGTGA
- a CDS encoding sensor histidine kinase produces MTRRGRLRVLLGAAPGVGKTVTMLEEGRRLRDEGRDVVIGIVETHGRAATAAMTEGMPAVPRARVIHRGVALEEMDLDAVLQRMPQVALVDELAHTNAPGSRNAKRWQDVEELLARGIDVISTLNIQHIESLNDVVEQITGVPQRETIPDSFLRSADQIEVVDLAPQALRDRLAVGAVYPAERIDAALSNYFRLGNLTALRELALLWLADEVDQALQGYRQAHGIDSRWEARERVVVALTGGPEGETLLRRGARIAARSAGGELLAVHVTSQDGLRSGSPAALAAQRALVEKLNGTYHQVVGEDVPTALVEFARSVNATQLVLGASRRGRLAALLTGPGIGATVVRESGDIDVHMVNHAAAGRSPALPPLTGALTAKRRLLGFVVALVAGPLLSALLSLFRSVDSITTDVLSFQLLVVVVALVGGLWPALFAAVLSGITLDFLFIEPLYTVHIHEPHHLLALVLYVVIASLVSFIVDRAARYTRAARRSAAESELIQTIAGSVLRGENAIQALVDRIREAFQLPGVRLVVDGEVVARAGEPLPDGRFTGIPLSDDAMLELHGADLAASERRLLAVVTAQLSAALQTERLEKTAQQIEPIAASDRVRGALLSALSHDLRRPLAAASAAVGGLRAAGPELAADDRQELLDTADESLTALGTLLTDLLDVSRLQTGVLTIADLATDPAEAIAPALDELQLGPADVTLALQHGDAVAHADPVLLQRVLVNLLANAHRYAPAGVPVHVSTSTFGDRLEIRIVDRGPGVPAEKKDDIFVPFQRLGDTDNSSGLGLGLALSRGFVEAMRGTLTSEDTPGGGLTMVISLRAASEANAAANVAAHERERT; encoded by the coding sequence ATGACCAGACGGGGGCGGCTGCGGGTGCTGCTGGGCGCCGCCCCGGGCGTGGGCAAGACGGTCACGATGCTCGAGGAGGGCCGGCGCCTCCGGGACGAGGGGCGCGACGTCGTCATCGGCATCGTCGAGACCCACGGGCGCGCCGCGACGGCGGCGATGACCGAGGGGATGCCGGCGGTGCCCCGCGCCCGCGTCATTCACCGCGGCGTCGCCCTCGAGGAGATGGATCTGGATGCGGTGCTGCAGCGGATGCCGCAGGTCGCCCTTGTCGATGAGCTCGCCCACACCAACGCCCCCGGCTCCCGCAACGCCAAGCGCTGGCAGGACGTCGAAGAGCTGCTGGCTCGGGGGATCGACGTCATCTCCACGCTGAACATCCAGCACATCGAGTCGCTCAACGACGTGGTCGAGCAGATCACGGGCGTGCCGCAGCGCGAGACGATCCCCGACAGCTTTCTGCGCAGCGCCGACCAGATCGAGGTCGTCGACCTCGCCCCGCAGGCGCTGCGCGATCGGCTCGCCGTCGGCGCGGTGTACCCCGCCGAGCGCATCGACGCCGCGCTGTCGAACTACTTCCGCCTCGGCAACCTCACCGCGCTCCGGGAACTCGCCCTGCTCTGGCTGGCCGACGAGGTCGACCAGGCGCTGCAGGGCTACCGGCAGGCGCACGGCATCGACAGCCGGTGGGAGGCCCGGGAGCGGGTGGTCGTCGCGCTCACCGGCGGGCCGGAGGGCGAGACGCTGCTGCGGCGGGGTGCCCGCATCGCAGCCCGCTCGGCAGGTGGCGAACTGCTCGCCGTGCACGTGACCAGCCAGGACGGTCTGCGTTCAGGCAGCCCTGCCGCGCTCGCCGCCCAGCGCGCCCTCGTCGAGAAGCTCAACGGCACGTATCACCAGGTGGTGGGGGAGGATGTCCCGACCGCGCTGGTCGAGTTCGCCCGCTCGGTCAACGCCACCCAGCTGGTGCTCGGCGCGAGCAGGCGCGGTCGGCTCGCCGCTCTGCTCACCGGTCCCGGCATCGGCGCGACGGTGGTGCGGGAATCCGGCGACATCGACGTGCACATGGTCAACCACGCCGCCGCGGGTCGCAGTCCCGCGCTGCCGCCGCTGACCGGCGCGCTCACCGCGAAGCGTCGCCTCCTCGGCTTCGTGGTGGCGCTCGTGGCCGGGCCGCTGCTCAGCGCCCTGCTGTCGCTCTTCCGCAGCGTCGACTCGATCACCACCGACGTGCTGAGCTTCCAGCTGCTGGTGGTGGTCGTCGCACTGGTGGGCGGACTGTGGCCTGCCCTGTTCGCGGCGGTGCTCTCGGGAATCACCCTCGACTTCCTCTTCATCGAGCCGCTGTACACGGTGCACATCCACGAGCCGCACCATCTGCTCGCCCTCGTGCTCTACGTCGTCATCGCGAGCCTTGTGAGCTTCATCGTCGACCGGGCCGCCCGGTACACCCGGGCCGCGCGACGCTCGGCCGCCGAATCCGAGCTCATCCAGACCATTGCCGGCAGCGTGCTACGCGGCGAGAACGCGATCCAGGCGCTCGTCGACCGCATCCGCGAGGCGTTCCAGCTGCCCGGTGTGCGTCTCGTCGTCGACGGCGAGGTCGTGGCGCGGGCGGGGGAGCCGCTGCCCGACGGGCGGTTCACCGGCATCCCCCTCTCCGACGACGCGATGCTCGAATTGCACGGCGCCGACCTCGCGGCATCCGAGCGGCGTCTGCTCGCCGTCGTCACCGCGCAGCTGAGCGCAGCGCTGCAGACCGAGCGCCTGGAGAAGACCGCGCAGCAGATCGAGCCGATCGCGGCATCCGATCGGGTGCGCGGGGCCCTGTTGTCGGCGCTCAGCCACGATCTGCGCCGTCCGCTCGCGGCGGCGTCGGCTGCCGTCGGAGGCCTGCGGGCGGCGGGTCCGGAGCTCGCCGCCGACGACCGGCAGGAGCTGCTCGACACGGCCGACGAGAGCCTCACCGCCCTCGGCACGCTGCTGACCGACCTGCTCGACGTCAGCCGACTGCAGACCGGCGTGCTCACCATCGCCGACCTCGCCACCGACCCGGCCGAGGCGATCGCGCCCGCGCTCGACGAGCTGCAACTCGGCCCCGCCGACGTCACGCTGGCGCTGCAGCACGGCGACGCCGTCGCCCACGCCGACCCGGTGCTGCTGCAGCGGGTGCTCGTGAACCTGCTGGCCAACGCGCACCGCTACGCGCCCGCGGGCGTGCCGGTGCACGTCAGCACCAGTACCTTCGGTGACAGGCTCGAGATCCGCATCGTCGATCGCGGGCCCGGCGTGCCGGCCGAGAAGAAGGACGACATCTTCGTGCCGTTCCAGCGTCTGGGTGACACCGACAACTCCAGCGGGCTGGGGCTCGGTCTTGCGCTCTCGCGCGGGTTCGTCGAGGCGATGCGCGGCACGCTGACCTCGGAGGACACCCCCGGCGGCGGACTGACGATGGTGATCTCGCTGCGCGCGGCGAGCGAAGCGAATGCCGCGGCGAACGTCGCCGCCCACGAGAGGGAGCGCACGTGA
- a CDS encoding histidinol-phosphate transaminase, translating into MSGALRMRKGLDDVPAYKQGRPASVLEGEESFKISSNENPYPPLPAVVDAVAATLTGMNRYPEFAATALTARVAARFDVAPENIVFGAGSVEVVSQLIRATSAPGNEVVFAWRSFEAYPMLVRTAGAVPVEVPLNADHGHDLDAMLTAVTERTSLIMVCNPNNPTGTTVGAEELTAFLDAVPAHVTVLLDEAYVHFNRRPDTAVGIAAFRAHPNVVVAHTFSKAYGLAGMRVGYAIAPALLVAAMRKMAIPFGVTTPAQIAALASLEAEDELQVRVDALIGERERIVAALSAQGWQLPETETNFLWFPLGDDTTAALEVFEAHGLSVRGFAGEGLRATIAETQANNRLLDTAAELVSRGLTGGCTVAAAS; encoded by the coding sequence ATGAGCGGAGCACTACGCATGCGCAAGGGACTGGATGACGTTCCCGCCTACAAGCAGGGCCGACCGGCGTCCGTTCTGGAGGGGGAGGAGAGCTTCAAGATCTCCTCCAACGAGAACCCGTACCCGCCGCTGCCCGCGGTCGTCGACGCGGTCGCTGCCACGCTGACCGGAATGAACCGCTACCCCGAGTTCGCAGCAACGGCCCTCACAGCCCGCGTCGCGGCGCGGTTCGACGTCGCCCCCGAGAACATCGTCTTCGGTGCCGGATCGGTCGAGGTGGTCTCGCAGCTCATCCGCGCAACCTCGGCGCCCGGCAATGAGGTCGTGTTCGCATGGCGGTCATTCGAGGCGTACCCCATGCTCGTCCGCACCGCCGGCGCCGTACCTGTGGAAGTGCCCCTGAACGCGGACCACGGACACGACCTGGACGCCATGCTCACCGCCGTCACCGAGCGCACGAGCCTGATCATGGTGTGTAACCCGAACAACCCGACCGGCACGACCGTCGGCGCCGAAGAGCTGACCGCGTTCCTCGACGCCGTCCCCGCGCACGTTACGGTGCTCCTCGACGAGGCCTACGTGCACTTCAACCGCCGCCCGGACACGGCAGTCGGCATCGCCGCGTTCCGCGCGCACCCGAACGTCGTGGTCGCCCACACCTTCTCCAAGGCCTACGGCCTCGCCGGCATGCGCGTCGGCTACGCCATCGCGCCCGCCCTACTCGTCGCAGCGATGCGCAAGATGGCAATCCCCTTCGGTGTGACAACCCCCGCGCAGATCGCCGCGCTTGCCTCGCTCGAGGCGGAGGACGAGCTGCAGGTGCGTGTCGATGCGCTCATCGGCGAGCGGGAGCGCATCGTCGCTGCACTCTCGGCTCAGGGCTGGCAGCTGCCGGAGACCGAGACAAACTTCCTGTGGTTCCCCCTCGGCGACGACACGACCGCCGCTCTTGAGGTCTTCGAGGCTCACGGACTGTCGGTACGGGGCTTCGCCGGCGAGGGTCTGCGCGCCACAATCGCCGAAACCCAGGCGAACAACCGCCTTCTCGACACCGCGGCTGAGCTGGTATCCCGCGGTCTGACCGGCGGGTGCACGGTGGCGGCTGCGAGCTAG